From Alphaproteobacteria bacterium SS10, a single genomic window includes:
- a CDS encoding Crp/Fnr family transcriptional regulator encodes MSSTMQASAGVMNRQFYPAGTLIFEEGDQGDYLYVVKSGRVEIFQHRPEGKIIIGTVGAGELFGEMALVDGEPRMASARTIQDCELMLVSGASFRDHLSETTPFIRAVMGILVKNLRSVDRWHNQRIVKDEDEPLILDAITTEDG; translated from the coding sequence ATGTCGTCAACCATGCAAGCAAGCGCGGGGGTTATGAACCGTCAGTTCTATCCCGCCGGTACCCTAATTTTTGAAGAGGGTGATCAGGGGGATTACCTCTACGTGGTCAAATCTGGCCGGGTGGAGATCTTCCAGCATCGGCCAGAGGGCAAAATCATCATCGGCACCGTCGGTGCGGGTGAGCTGTTTGGCGAGATGGCCCTGGTTGATGGTGAGCCGCGCATGGCGTCGGCCCGTACCATCCAGGATTGCGAGTTGATGCTCGTCTCCGGCGCTAGCTTCCGTGATCACCTTAGTGAGACAACCCCCTTCATCCGGGCGGTGATGGGCATTCTGGTTAAGAACCTCCGCAGTGTGGATCGTTGGCATAACCAGCGAATTGTTAAAGATGAGGATGAGCCCTTAATCCTCGATGCCATAACAACGGAAGATGGCTGA
- a CDS encoding lysine--tRNA ligase produces MTAQTERELAQNARAWPFEEARKLVQRFEKTPPKSGKVIFETGYGPSGLPHIGTFGEVVRTTMVRQAFQRLSDLPTQLICFSDDMDGLRKVPDNVPNQELLQQHLNKPLTVVPDPFGTHDSFGRHNNDRLKAFLDQFGFEYDFYSSTDCYKAGMFDEALQTALERYDEIMGVMLPTLGPERRATYSIFLPISPSTGEVLQLPILETKPDAGTIVFEDVDGQKVELSVTGGNVKMQWKPDWAMRWHALGVDYEMSGKDLIESVKVSSKITRIMGSKPPEGFNYELFLDSEGQKISKSKGNGLSVEEWLRYAPDESLALYMWQKPRQAKRLHFDVIPKAVDEYLTFTEKFPGEETAKQMENPAWHIHNGNPPAEPNHLSFAILLNLASVVNADDKAVLWGFIKRYAPEATPENAPFLDKLTEYAVTYYQDFVKPEKAYRAPTDQERAAFEDLLKALGELTQEMETEEIQTAIFSIGKTHGFEPLRDWFKALYQVLLGQDQGPRFGSFVKLYGIEETKELIQQALDGALVSETAA; encoded by the coding sequence ATGACCGCACAAACCGAGAGAGAGCTCGCCCAAAACGCCCGCGCCTGGCCGTTTGAGGAAGCACGAAAACTCGTGCAGCGGTTTGAGAAGACGCCGCCGAAGAGTGGCAAGGTCATCTTCGAAACCGGCTATGGCCCATCCGGCCTACCGCATATCGGCACCTTTGGTGAGGTGGTCCGCACCACCATGGTGCGCCAGGCCTTCCAACGTTTGTCGGACTTACCGACACAGCTCATCTGTTTCTCTGATGACATGGATGGCCTGCGTAAGGTCCCGGACAACGTGCCGAACCAGGAACTGCTGCAGCAGCACCTGAATAAGCCGCTCACCGTCGTGCCAGATCCCTTCGGCACCCATGACAGCTTTGGTCGCCATAACAACGATCGGCTGAAGGCGTTCTTGGACCAGTTTGGCTTTGAGTATGATTTCTACTCATCCACCGATTGCTACAAGGCGGGCATGTTCGATGAGGCACTGCAAACGGCCCTAGAACGCTATGACGAGATCATGGGCGTGATGCTGCCAACCCTGGGGCCAGAGCGGCGCGCGACCTACTCCATCTTCCTGCCGATCTCGCCCTCCACCGGTGAGGTATTGCAGTTGCCAATCCTTGAGACCAAGCCGGATGCCGGGACCATCGTCTTTGAAGACGTCGACGGTCAGAAAGTTGAGCTGTCGGTCACCGGCGGCAATGTGAAGATGCAGTGGAAGCCCGATTGGGCCATGCGCTGGCATGCCCTCGGCGTTGATTATGAGATGTCGGGCAAAGACCTGATCGAGAGTGTGAAGGTCTCCTCCAAGATCACCCGGATCATGGGGTCAAAGCCGCCAGAGGGCTTCAACTATGAGCTGTTCCTAGATTCGGAAGGTCAGAAGATCTCCAAATCCAAAGGCAACGGCCTGTCGGTTGAAGAATGGCTCCGCTATGCCCCGGATGAGAGCCTGGCGCTCTATATGTGGCAGAAGCCACGCCAAGCAAAGCGGCTGCATTTCGATGTCATCCCGAAGGCTGTCGATGAGTATCTGACCTTCACCGAGAAGTTCCCAGGTGAAGAAACAGCCAAGCAGATGGAGAACCCGGCCTGGCACATCCACAATGGCAACCCACCGGCAGAACCAAACCATCTAAGCTTTGCCATCCTGCTGAACCTCGCATCAGTGGTGAACGCGGATGATAAGGCCGTGCTTTGGGGCTTCATCAAGCGCTACGCGCCTGAGGCCACGCCAGAAAACGCGCCATTCTTGGATAAGCTGACCGAATATGCGGTCACCTATTACCAGGACTTCGTGAAGCCGGAGAAAGCCTACCGCGCACCAACAGATCAGGAGCGCGCCGCGTTTGAGGATCTGTTAAAAGCACTGGGTGAGCTGACCCAGGAGATGGAGACCGAGGAAATCCAAACCGCGATCTTCTCCATCGGTAAAACCCATGGGTTTGAGCCACTACGCGATTGGTTTAAGGCGCTCTATCAGGTCCTGCTTGGCCAGGATCAGGGGCCACGCTTTGGGTCCTTCGTGAAGCTCTACGGTATTGAAGAGACCAAAGAGCTGATCCAGCAAGCGCTGGACGGTGCCCTGGTTAGCGAGACCGCCGCATAA
- a CDS encoding ATP-dependent DNA helicase — translation MTINQSALLSDQSNNLPASTPNPLTQLPVMVMGAAGPLRRAVTGEIAKLSIAEARDKLTAEPHLICHGRAIGRRLEMKGVAPGFDLLELFAFCRPAQFCLPTVGGLAELLDLTKPAPGDMDAQFEAMPLIGHALLEELAAPMRGDRDIAGPIAFAMAEGGWPWGKLVLDRLGMNGPPTGQDLFNAFAVWRRAPEWEDRAPPPPPGNDAVDPPAARTQLDRLLAARGGQREARPQQADYASATAAAFRPRAAEGEPNVILAEAGTGVGKTLGYLAPATLWSQMNEGPVWVATYTRNLQRQIDDELQRLSEMVPPEQVVVRKGRENFLCLLNFEEAIQRIATTPQNAVPLGLLTRWASASRDGALVAGDLPGWLTDLAGRSRTAALADKRGECIYAACPHYRRCYIERNTRAAKHARVVVANHALVLYHAATAAQEAIEAMPTHYVFDEGHHLFDAADSAFGIALTAQEAAEQRRWLLGAETGRSSRARGLARRVEDLLAGDEEGLAAMDAAQEAARTLPSQGWQKRLGEDGAKGAGERFFAAVRDHVYTHAGGKESPYDLEAPPLPMTPALIEQARGFADGLGRLIDPLSTIKRRLIRLMDERAEDWDTDTRQRADSLARGIERRVEQTYRGWRMGLVTLADFAEASAGISNDNPASADPGLSGAVIDEKFVDWFAVSRIEGRDIDIGYHRHWVDPTEPMVETVLTHAQGAVVTSATLTDGGAKPIAGEEDQDAQRWVAAERVSGANHLPITPVRARVRSPFDYPSQTRAYIVTDVNKHDMDQLATAYRALFEASGGGALGLFTAIQRLRAVHGRLAPAMEAAGLPLYAQHADGIDPSTLVDIFRGERDACLLGTDAIRDGVDVPGDALRLVVFDRVPWPRPSLIHKARRQRFGGQAYDDEQIRLRLRQAFGRLIRRGDDRGVFVMLDSAVPSRLLPAFPEGVEVQRVGLSAAIAGVRDFVSSQ, via the coding sequence GTGACCATCAATCAGTCCGCTCTCTTGTCTGATCAGTCGAACAACCTGCCGGCCTCGACGCCCAATCCACTGACCCAACTGCCCGTCATGGTGATGGGTGCCGCGGGTCCGTTGCGCCGCGCGGTGACGGGCGAGATTGCCAAGCTCTCAATCGCCGAGGCGCGGGATAAGCTGACCGCCGAGCCACATCTGATCTGCCATGGCCGTGCCATCGGTCGACGGCTGGAAATGAAGGGCGTTGCCCCTGGCTTTGATCTGCTGGAGCTCTTTGCCTTCTGCCGCCCGGCGCAGTTCTGCCTGCCGACGGTTGGTGGTTTGGCGGAGTTGCTTGACCTTACCAAGCCCGCGCCCGGTGATATGGACGCACAGTTCGAGGCGATGCCGCTGATCGGTCATGCCTTGCTTGAGGAGTTGGCCGCGCCGATGCGCGGTGACCGGGACATCGCTGGCCCCATTGCCTTTGCCATGGCGGAGGGGGGCTGGCCTTGGGGCAAGCTGGTGCTGGACCGGTTGGGCATGAACGGGCCACCCACCGGCCAGGATTTGTTTAACGCCTTTGCCGTTTGGCGCCGGGCCCCGGAATGGGAAGACCGGGCACCGCCACCGCCGCCGGGCAATGATGCGGTGGACCCGCCCGCCGCCCGAACCCAGCTGGATCGATTGCTGGCAGCGAGGGGCGGTCAACGTGAGGCACGGCCCCAACAGGCAGACTATGCCAGCGCGACGGCCGCAGCTTTCCGCCCCCGCGCGGCAGAGGGTGAACCGAACGTTATACTTGCCGAGGCAGGCACCGGTGTGGGGAAAACGCTCGGTTACTTGGCGCCTGCCACCCTGTGGTCGCAGATGAATGAAGGGCCGGTGTGGGTTGCCACCTACACAAGGAACCTGCAGCGCCAGATTGATGATGAGCTGCAGCGCTTGTCGGAGATGGTGCCGCCCGAGCAGGTGGTCGTGCGCAAGGGGCGGGAGAACTTTTTATGCCTGCTGAATTTTGAGGAGGCGATCCAGCGCATCGCCACCACGCCTCAGAACGCAGTACCGCTTGGTTTGCTAACCCGTTGGGCGAGTGCCAGCCGGGATGGCGCACTGGTCGCCGGGGATCTGCCGGGCTGGCTTACGGATCTGGCTGGCCGGTCCCGGACGGCGGCGCTCGCCGATAAGCGGGGCGAATGTATCTATGCCGCCTGCCCGCACTATCGCCGCTGTTATATCGAACGCAATACCAGGGCGGCGAAACACGCCCGTGTCGTTGTCGCGAACCACGCGCTGGTGCTCTACCACGCCGCCACGGCCGCCCAAGAGGCGATCGAGGCGATGCCCACCCATTATGTGTTTGATGAGGGGCACCACCTATTCGATGCCGCCGACAGCGCATTTGGCATCGCGCTGACAGCGCAGGAAGCCGCCGAACAGCGGCGTTGGCTGTTAGGCGCTGAAACCGGTCGCAGCAGCCGGGCCCGTGGCCTTGCCCGCCGGGTTGAGGATTTGCTGGCCGGGGATGAGGAAGGCCTGGCCGCCATGGATGCCGCGCAGGAAGCAGCGCGCACCCTGCCCAGCCAGGGCTGGCAAAAGCGGTTGGGTGAGGATGGCGCCAAAGGGGCGGGGGAGCGTTTCTTCGCCGCCGTGCGTGACCATGTCTACACCCATGCCGGTGGTAAGGAGAGCCCGTACGATCTTGAGGCCCCGCCGCTACCCATGACCCCAGCGCTGATTGAACAGGCGCGTGGCTTTGCCGATGGGCTGGGTCGGTTGATCGATCCACTCTCCACGATCAAGCGCCGCCTGATCCGCCTGATGGATGAGCGGGCGGAGGATTGGGATACTGATACCAGGCAGCGGGCTGATTCCCTGGCGCGTGGGATTGAACGGCGGGTTGAGCAGACCTATCGCGGCTGGCGTATGGGCCTAGTTACCCTGGCTGACTTTGCAGAAGCGTCAGCGGGTATCAGCAACGATAACCCAGCCAGCGCTGACCCCGGCCTCAGCGGTGCTGTGATTGATGAGAAGTTTGTCGATTGGTTTGCGGTATCGCGGATTGAAGGACGGGATATCGATATCGGCTATCACCGACATTGGGTTGATCCAACCGAGCCAATGGTTGAGACGGTACTGACCCACGCCCAGGGCGCGGTCGTCACCTCCGCCACCCTTACCGATGGCGGGGCTAAGCCCATTGCCGGTGAAGAGGATCAGGACGCGCAGCGCTGGGTGGCGGCGGAGCGGGTTAGCGGTGCCAATCACCTGCCCATTACACCTGTGCGTGCGCGCGTTCGCTCCCCCTTTGATTACCCATCGCAGACCCGTGCCTACATCGTCACCGATGTGAACAAGCACGATATGGATCAACTGGCGACCGCCTATCGCGCGCTGTTTGAGGCGTCGGGCGGTGGGGCGCTGGGGCTGTTCACCGCCATCCAACGTTTGCGGGCGGTGCATGGGCGTTTAGCACCAGCAATGGAGGCAGCGGGGCTACCACTTTATGCCCAGCACGCCGATGGTATCGACCCCTCCACCCTCGTTGATATCTTCCGGGGTGAGCGGGATGCTTGCCTGCTTGGCACCGATGCGATTCGAGATGGTGTGGATGTGCCCGGTGATGCCTTAAGGCTGGTGGTCTTTGACAGGGTGCCATGGCCACGGCCCAGCCTGATCCATAAGGCTAGGCGTCAACGATTTGGCGGCCAGGCCTATGATGATGAGCAGATACGCCTCCGCCTGCGTCAGGCCTTTGGACGTTTGATCCGGCGCGGTGATGATCGAGGGGTGTTTGTGATGTTGGACAGCGCCGTGCCATCCCGCCTGCTGCCTGCCTTCCCAGAGGGGGTTGAGGTCCAGCGGGTTGGCCTGTCAGCGGCGATTGCCGGCGTTCGGGATTTCGTCAGTAGCCAGTGA
- a CDS encoding AEC family transporter, which yields MDIVITVTLPVFAIIFAGWFAGRSGLLGSDGSVALNQFVYAFALPALLIVSLTEAPLAQILHLPFIAVFCGGMALTYIVGAIVAIVRRQPGEAIAMQALKASFPNTGYMGIPLFIALVGEAGLPPVIIATVIMSSVMVAVGVVTLEAFAGGGKPPLTIARDITIALLKNPLVIGSAIGIALALLQVGLAEPIERFCRLLGAAAGPCALFAIGLFLAGQKLTEGIWEALWLSFLKLVVQPLATWWLIVQFVPLDPYWEAAALVLAALPTGALTFVVAQRYNAHVGATSAAIFVSTLISIISLSVLLIYLAPVFQKGMTG from the coding sequence CTGGTTTGCAGGCCGTTCCGGGCTGTTGGGCAGTGACGGTAGCGTGGCGCTAAACCAATTCGTCTACGCCTTCGCCCTTCCCGCATTGCTGATCGTCAGCCTGACGGAAGCGCCCTTAGCACAAATCCTCCACTTGCCATTTATTGCGGTGTTCTGCGGTGGCATGGCCCTCACCTATATAGTGGGCGCCATCGTCGCCATTGTTCGGCGTCAGCCGGGGGAGGCTATCGCCATGCAGGCGCTCAAAGCCAGCTTCCCCAATACCGGCTATATGGGCATCCCGCTTTTCATCGCTTTGGTGGGTGAGGCTGGCCTGCCGCCGGTGATTATCGCCACGGTTATTATGAGTTCGGTGATGGTCGCGGTTGGGGTTGTGACCCTTGAGGCATTTGCCGGCGGCGGAAAGCCACCACTGACCATCGCCCGGGACATCACAATCGCCTTGCTTAAAAACCCGCTGGTGATCGGATCGGCAATTGGCATTGCGCTCGCCCTCCTGCAAGTGGGGCTAGCAGAGCCGATTGAGCGGTTCTGTCGATTGCTGGGGGCCGCCGCTGGGCCTTGCGCCCTCTTCGCGATTGGCCTGTTCCTGGCCGGTCAAAAGCTGACCGAGGGCATCTGGGAAGCGCTTTGGCTTTCCTTCCTAAAACTGGTGGTCCAGCCCCTGGCGACCTGGTGGCTGATTGTCCAGTTTGTGCCGTTAGATCCCTATTGGGAGGCAGCGGCGCTGGTTTTAGCCGCTTTGCCCACCGGCGCCCTGACCTTTGTCGTGGCGCAACGTTACAATGCGCATGTTGGTGCAACATCTGCCGCAATATTTGTATCAACTTTGATCTCAATCATTTCGTTATCCGTCCTTCTCATTTATTTGGCTCCTGTCTTTCAAAAAGGGATGACAGGTTGA